A genomic segment from Chitinophagaceae bacterium encodes:
- a CDS encoding DUF1800 domain-containing protein: MASNRIKNQHLLWRAGFGPMAENSASLENFSTEKLWEVLIQTSAKKPQKIEVARSLSDGLVKGVGEIIRMEKPADEKKAIKKKRRQENKEGIASLNLMWLDTMINSEAQLREKMSFFWHGHFATRVINSYFQQELLHIIRENALGNFGELLRSVSKSPTMLQFLNNQQNKKSHPNENFAREVMELFTMGRGNYTEDDIKEAARAFTGWGFNMQGEFVFRRQFHDEGKKTVLAKSGNFDGDDVLTILLSKRETAEFITRKIYRFLVNDNVEESRVKSLAADFYDSGYEILPLLHSMVTSDWFYDEKNIGSKIKSPIELLAGIRRYLPMSLDNDEAQMLFQKVLGQVLFYPPNVAGWPGGMSWIDSTSLMVRLQVPQVYAAKESILLTPKIDDDVAMGSKMEETVRINRNKAYVNRGGAADIEWNLIFTAFEKVKRPSLVNAISNSLVQSTKSVNPDIITRYSDGSSREAFIKSAVINIMSTPEYQMC, translated from the coding sequence ATGGCTTCCAATCGTATAAAAAACCAGCACCTTCTTTGGCGTGCAGGCTTTGGGCCCATGGCAGAAAACTCCGCCAGCCTGGAAAATTTTTCTACCGAAAAACTCTGGGAAGTCCTCATACAAACATCTGCAAAAAAGCCACAAAAAATCGAAGTGGCACGTAGCCTTTCAGATGGGTTGGTAAAAGGTGTTGGCGAAATTATTCGTATGGAAAAGCCTGCCGACGAAAAAAAAGCCATCAAAAAAAAGCGCCGCCAGGAAAACAAGGAAGGCATTGCAAGCTTAAACCTTATGTGGCTCGATACCATGATTAACAGTGAGGCGCAGCTAAGGGAGAAAATGAGTTTTTTCTGGCACGGCCACTTTGCCACAAGGGTTATTAACAGTTATTTTCAACAAGAACTCCTTCATATCATTAGAGAAAATGCATTGGGAAATTTTGGCGAATTGCTTAGGTCTGTAAGTAAATCGCCTACCATGCTGCAATTTTTAAATAACCAGCAAAATAAAAAAAGCCATCCCAACGAAAATTTTGCACGGGAAGTAATGGAACTCTTTACCATGGGCCGGGGCAACTATACCGAAGACGATATTAAAGAAGCTGCACGTGCTTTTACCGGGTGGGGTTTTAATATGCAGGGCGAATTTGTTTTCAGGCGCCAGTTTCACGATGAGGGTAAAAAAACTGTGCTGGCAAAATCGGGAAATTTTGATGGCGATGATGTATTAACCATTTTATTAAGTAAAAGAGAAACCGCAGAATTTATTACCCGTAAAATTTACCGCTTTTTAGTAAATGATAATGTAGAGGAAAGCAGAGTAAAAAGCCTTGCGGCAGATTTTTATGATTCCGGTTACGAAATTTTGCCCTTGTTACATTCCATGGTTACCTCCGATTGGTTTTATGATGAAAAAAATATTGGCAGCAAAATAAAATCTCCCATAGAATTGCTTGCAGGCATACGCCGTTACCTGCCCATGAGCCTTGATAATGATGAAGCCCAAATGCTTTTTCAAAAAGTTCTGGGCCAGGTTTTATTTTATCCGCCAAATGTTGCCGGCTGGCCAGGCGGTATGTCATGGATTGACAGTACAAGCCTCATGGTGCGCCTCCAGGTTCCGCAGGTGTATGCTGCTAAAGAATCTATTTTGCTAACTCCCAAAATAGATGACGATGTTGCCATGGGTTCCAAAATGGAAGAAACGGTGCGTATCAACAGGAACAAAGCTTATGTAAACAGGGGAGGTGCGGCAGATATTGAGTGGAACTTAATTTTCACGGCTTTTGAAAAAGTAAAAAGGCCCAGCCTGGTAAACGCAATCAGCAATTCTTTGGTTCAATCAACAAAAAGCGTAAACCCGGATATAATTACCCGCTATTCCGATGGATCTTCAAGAGAAGCGTTTATTAAAAGCGCTGTAATTAATATTATGAGTACACCCGAATACCAAATGTGTTGA
- a CDS encoding DUF1501 domain-containing protein — MLFKRREFIQSGSLATASLMFPKFLKAFEHKNLVPPGNKVMVVIQFSGGNDGLNTVIPINNDIYYKERPRLGIQKADALQITTDAGLNPALSAFRELYDNGNLSILNSVGYPNPDRSHFRSMDIWQSASNANDYINTGWVGRYLDAQCSGCDKPTQAVEIDDMLSLALKGNKQKGLAFTDPRRLYSSSNESFYKEISKEHVNSEAAVDYLYKTMGDTISSANYIFEQSKLRPSSASYPSTKLAANLKTIASLIMSDINTKVYYVSLGSFDTHINQAAQQTRLFTELNDAIKAFTGDLKKNNRFEDVLIMTFSEFGRRVSQNASNGTDHGTANNMFFIGGDLKQKGLINTMPNLADLNSGDLKHQVDFKAVYATLLNKWLQTDDEAILGKNYQHLDFI, encoded by the coding sequence ATGTTGTTTAAAAGAAGAGAATTTATACAATCAGGCTCATTGGCAACCGCCTCTTTAATGTTTCCAAAATTTTTGAAAGCATTTGAGCATAAAAATCTTGTACCGCCCGGCAATAAAGTGATGGTAGTGATTCAGTTTAGCGGGGGAAACGATGGTTTGAATACCGTAATTCCTATTAATAACGATATTTATTATAAAGAAAGGCCAAGGCTGGGGATACAAAAAGCAGATGCTTTGCAAATAACTACGGATGCCGGCTTAAACCCTGCACTATCAGCCTTTAGAGAATTGTACGATAATGGCAACTTGTCAATTTTAAATAGTGTGGGTTATCCCAATCCCGACAGGTCCCATTTCCGCAGCATGGATATTTGGCAAAGCGCCAGCAATGCAAATGATTATATCAATACCGGTTGGGTGGGCCGCTACCTCGATGCACAATGCAGCGGATGCGACAAACCTACGCAGGCTGTGGAAATTGATGATATGCTAAGCCTTGCTTTAAAGGGCAACAAACAAAAAGGATTGGCATTTACCGATCCCCGACGCTTATACAGCAGCAGTAATGAAAGTTTTTATAAAGAAATAAGCAAAGAGCATGTAAACAGCGAAGCAGCAGTGGATTATTTGTATAAAACCATGGGCGATACTATTAGCAGCGCCAATTATATTTTTGAGCAAAGTAAACTAAGGCCAAGTTCTGCATCTTATCCATCAACAAAATTAGCAGCCAATCTCAAAACCATTGCCTCGCTTATAATGAGTGATATCAATACTAAAGTGTACTATGTTTCCCTGGGAAGTTTTGATACGCATATTAACCAGGCTGCACAGCAAACCAGGTTGTTTACAGAGCTTAACGATGCCATTAAAGCATTTACTGGCGACCTTAAAAAGAACAACCGCTTTGAAGATGTTCTTATCATGACTTTCTCCGAATTTGGGAGAAGGGTTTCGCAAAATGCCAGCAACGGCACCGATCACGGCACGGCAAATAATATGTTTTTTATTGGAGGCGATTTAAAACAAAAAGGATTGATCAATACCATGCCCAACCTTGCCGATTTAAATAGCGGCGACCTCAAGCACCAGGTAGATTTTAAGGCTGTGTATGCAACCTTACTTAATAAATGGTTGCAGACAGATGACGAAGCTATACTGGGCAAAAATTACCAGCACCTCGATTTTATTTAA
- the dnaB gene encoding replicative DNA helicase, whose amino-acid sequence MEFTNLNKDRKSIRKTSTDLGSMVFGKVPPQAKEAEEAILGAIMLEKGAFDTVIEILKPECFYVDAHQRIFKAMQSLAGKNSQIDLLTVVEELKFKEELDIVGGAFYVTRLTNAVVSSANIDAHSRIVLQKFIQRELIRISGEIIGDAYEDSIDVFDMLDDAESKLFGITNNHLRKNFDEIETVLVKTIKRIEDMRNRQEDITGVPTGFASLDRVTYGWQPTDLIVLAARPSVGKTAFALNLARNAALHPTKPTPVGFFSLEMSSSQLVQRILSAESEIWLEKIARGQLEEYEMKQLHDKGINRLTKAPIFIDDTAALNIFELRAKCRRLKNKHNVGLIIIDYLQLMSGSGDRNANREQEISRISRDLKGLAKELQIPIIALSQLSREVEKRKEGNKMPQLSDLRESGAIEQDADMVMFLYRPEYYDITANEFGENNKGETHVKIAKHRNGSLELIKLKALLHIQKFIENDNDGNSQGGSMPKSGNWKPVSGGSGDDAAKLYINKESSMNDGRFDDMNF is encoded by the coding sequence ATGGAATTTACCAATCTCAATAAGGACAGAAAATCAATAAGAAAAACTTCAACCGACCTGGGAAGTATGGTTTTTGGAAAAGTGCCGCCACAAGCCAAAGAAGCAGAAGAAGCCATACTTGGCGCTATCATGCTGGAAAAAGGGGCATTTGATACGGTTATTGAAATCCTTAAACCCGAATGTTTTTACGTAGATGCACACCAAAGGATTTTTAAAGCCATGCAATCTCTTGCCGGTAAAAATTCTCAAATAGATTTACTTACCGTTGTTGAAGAATTAAAGTTTAAAGAAGAGCTGGATATTGTAGGTGGTGCTTTTTATGTTACCCGCCTCACTAATGCGGTTGTATCATCGGCAAATATTGATGCACACAGCAGAATTGTGTTGCAAAAATTTATACAGCGGGAGCTTATCCGCATAAGCGGCGAAATTATTGGTGATGCTTATGAAGACAGCATAGATGTATTTGATATGCTGGACGATGCCGAAAGCAAATTATTTGGCATAACCAATAACCATTTACGCAAAAATTTTGATGAAATAGAAACTGTATTGGTAAAAACTATTAAGCGCATTGAAGATATGCGCAACCGGCAGGAAGATATTACCGGTGTGCCCACAGGTTTTGCTTCGCTGGACAGAGTTACTTACGGTTGGCAACCTACCGACCTTATTGTTCTTGCTGCAAGGCCTTCGGTTGGTAAAACGGCATTTGCGCTTAACCTTGCCCGCAATGCCGCATTACATCCTACAAAACCTACTCCCGTTGGTTTCTTTAGCTTAGAAATGAGCAGCAGCCAGTTGGTACAAAGGATTTTAAGCGCCGAAAGTGAAATATGGCTGGAAAAAATTGCCCGTGGCCAGTTGGAAGAGTATGAAATGAAACAGCTCCACGATAAAGGCATTAACCGCCTTACTAAAGCGCCCATTTTTATTGATGATACTGCGGCCTTAAATATTTTTGAACTAAGGGCAAAATGCCGCAGGCTGAAAAACAAACATAATGTAGGCTTAATAATAATAGATTACCTGCAACTGATGAGTGGCAGCGGCGATAGAAATGCCAACCGTGAGCAGGAAATAAGCCGGATTTCCAGGGACCTTAAAGGCCTTGCCAAGGAATTACAAATTCCTATTATTGCCTTATCTCAATTAAGCAGGGAAGTAGAAAAACGTAAAGAAGGCAATAAAATGCCCCAACTGAGCGACCTCCGTGAATCCGGTGCCATTGAGCAGGATGCAGATATGGTAATGTTTTTATACCGGCCGGAATATTATGATATTACTGCCAATGAATTTGGCGAAAACAATAAAGGGGAAACACATGTAAAAATTGCCAAGCACCGTAATGGAAGCCTTGAGTTAATAAAGCTTAAGGCCTTGCTGCATATTCAAAAATTTATTGAAAACGATAACGATGGCAACAGCCAGGGTGGTTCAATGCCAAAGAGTGGAAACTGGAAACCCGTATCTGGTGGAAGCGGAGATGATGCGGCTAAACTTTATATCAATAAAGAAAGCAGCATGAACGACGGCCGTTTTGACGACATGAATTTTTAA
- a CDS encoding phenylalanine--tRNA ligase subunit beta: MTISYNWLCNYLPEKPLPEALSKILTAIGLEVESLELKESIKGGLKGLVTGEVLTCEKHPDADKLKLTTVNTGNGTALQIVCGAANVAAGQKVIVAVAGTCIYPLAGEPFVIKKTKIRGIVSEGMICAEDEIGLGESHDGIIVLPAGTEVGKPAASLYHLSSDYIFEIGLTPNRMDAMSHLGVARDVCAYLTHHNRKEVKPKLPYNPSFAPDSDATTISISIENNVDCKRYAGLYLQNITVGESPDWLKQKLQSINVKSINNIVDITNFILHETGQPLHAFDADKINGKSIIVKSAKEGEKFITLDGSERKLKANDLVICDAQGPLCIAGVYGGLNSGVGNSTKNIFLESAWFSPGAIRKTSVVHGLRTDAATRFEKGVDISNTVLVLKRAAELIKQVSGATIGAVTDIYPQPVENTIVQLKYHYLKKLSGKNYHSEAVKNILMALGFDVFKDAIDELWVQVPYHKPDITLPADLVEEIMRIDGLDNIEIPAAITITPSAELGAEKMAFKEKTANYLTGLGFREIFTNSITNSHYYTAAELDTAVKLKNSLSAGLDIMRPSMLETGLEVMAYNINRKMQRLKFYEFGKTYSSAEMGKYTERNHLALYISGELAETGWQHKSPKVDFYYVKAVAEKIMTLTGAKRVSYEPAEAPGFDEYILIKQKNTVLGSAGKISAAKAEAHHISESVFYAGVNWDEILTLLQTNKIIYRAIPKFPAVERDLALLVDKHIAYHELEKAVAEANINRLVSVKLFDVFESEKLGNNKKSMAVNFTFCDETKTLTDAEVEEMMHQITGLYEQKLGAEVRKK, translated from the coding sequence ATGACTATTTCTTATAATTGGCTTTGTAATTATTTACCAGAAAAACCCCTGCCTGAAGCATTGAGCAAAATTTTAACGGCAATAGGTTTAGAAGTGGAAAGCCTTGAACTAAAAGAAAGCATTAAAGGCGGATTAAAAGGCCTGGTTACCGGGGAGGTATTAACCTGTGAAAAACACCCAGACGCAGATAAATTAAAATTAACAACGGTAAACACTGGTAATGGAACTGCATTGCAAATTGTTTGTGGCGCAGCAAATGTAGCTGCCGGCCAAAAAGTAATTGTAGCAGTTGCCGGCACCTGCATTTATCCTTTAGCCGGTGAACCATTTGTCATAAAAAAAACAAAAATACGTGGCATTGTAAGCGAAGGGATGATTTGTGCCGAAGATGAAATTGGGCTTGGGGAAAGCCATGATGGGATTATTGTTTTACCAGCCGGTACCGAAGTAGGAAAACCTGCAGCAAGTTTATACCACTTAAGCAGCGATTATATTTTTGAAATAGGCCTCACACCCAACCGTATGGATGCCATGAGCCACCTGGGCGTAGCAAGAGATGTATGCGCTTATTTAACGCACCACAACCGTAAAGAAGTTAAACCAAAACTTCCCTATAACCCATCATTTGCTCCGGATAGTGATGCCACAACTATAAGCATTAGCATCGAAAATAATGTAGATTGTAAACGTTATGCCGGCCTTTACCTTCAAAATATTACCGTAGGCGAAAGCCCCGATTGGCTAAAGCAAAAATTGCAAAGCATCAATGTAAAATCCATTAATAATATTGTGGATATTACCAATTTTATTTTGCATGAAACCGGACAGCCCTTGCATGCTTTTGATGCCGATAAAATTAACGGCAAATCTATTATTGTAAAAAGCGCCAAAGAAGGCGAAAAATTTATAACGCTTGATGGAAGCGAAAGAAAATTAAAAGCAAATGACCTGGTGATATGCGATGCACAAGGGCCTTTATGCATTGCCGGTGTATATGGCGGGTTAAATAGCGGCGTAGGCAATAGTACCAAAAATATTTTTTTAGAAAGCGCCTGGTTCAGCCCTGGAGCAATTAGAAAAACTTCGGTGGTACATGGGTTAAGAACAGATGCTGCAACACGATTTGAAAAAGGAGTAGACATTAGTAATACCGTGTTGGTATTAAAGCGTGCTGCAGAGTTAATAAAACAGGTGAGTGGCGCTACTATTGGTGCGGTAACAGATATTTATCCGCAACCCGTTGAAAATACAATTGTGCAATTAAAATACCATTACCTTAAAAAACTCAGCGGTAAAAATTATCATAGCGAAGCTGTAAAAAATATTTTAATGGCATTGGGTTTTGATGTTTTTAAAGATGCCATTGATGAATTGTGGGTGCAAGTACCTTATCATAAACCTGATATTACACTGCCTGCAGACCTTGTAGAAGAAATTATGCGTATTGACGGCCTGGATAATATTGAAATACCCGCTGCAATTACCATCACACCTTCGGCGGAACTTGGCGCAGAAAAAATGGCTTTTAAAGAAAAAACAGCCAACTATTTAACTGGCCTGGGTTTCAGAGAAATTTTTACCAATAGTATAACAAATAGTCATTATTATACCGCAGCGGAATTGGATACCGCAGTAAAATTAAAAAACAGTCTTAGCGCCGGATTAGATATCATGCGGCCCTCAATGCTCGAAACCGGCCTTGAAGTAATGGCATATAATATTAACCGAAAAATGCAGCGGTTAAAATTTTATGAATTTGGAAAAACTTACAGCAGCGCCGAAATGGGAAAGTATACAGAGCGCAACCATTTGGCCTTGTACATTAGCGGCGAACTTGCCGAAACGGGCTGGCAGCACAAATCCCCAAAAGTGGATTTTTATTACGTAAAAGCGGTTGCAGAAAAAATCATGACGCTTACCGGGGCAAAACGGGTTAGCTACGAACCCGCTGAGGCGCCTGGCTTTGATGAGTATATTTTAATAAAACAAAAAAATACCGTGTTGGGTAGTGCCGGAAAAATATCGGCAGCAAAAGCAGAAGCGCACCATATAAGCGAAAGTGTTTTTTATGCCGGCGTAAATTGGGATGAAATATTGACGCTTTTGCAAACCAATAAAATTATTTACCGTGCTATACCAAAATTTCCGGCCGTAGAAAGAGACCTGGCCTTGCTTGTAGATAAGCATATTGCTTATCATGAACTGGAAAAAGCGGTAGCAGAAGCAAATATAAACCGCCTGGTTTCTGTAAAACTTTTTGATGTGTTTGAAAGTGAAAAACTGGGCAATAATAAAAAATCTATGGCGGTAAACTTTACTTTTTGCGACGAAACAAAAACCCTTACCGATGCAGAGGTGGAAGAAATGATGCATCAAATCACTGGCTTGTACGAACAAAAACTCGGCGCCGAAGTAAGGAAAAAATAA
- a CDS encoding cell division protein ZapA, producing MAEMIPLNIVIGDRTYRIKTEAKDEEAVRQTLKLINEKIIEFKTQFAGKDMQDYIAMVIIWYATQTPANHSAAAQNNQLLEGLKKLEAQIDKSL from the coding sequence ATGGCAGAAATGATACCGCTGAATATTGTAATTGGCGATCGCACTTACCGCATTAAAACGGAAGCTAAAGATGAAGAAGCAGTGAGGCAAACCCTAAAACTCATCAACGAAAAAATTATTGAGTTCAAAACACAGTTTGCCGGAAAAGATATGCAGGATTATATTGCTATGGTAATTATTTGGTATGCCACACAAACCCCGGCAAACCACTCAGCTGCAGCACAAAACAATCAACTTTTAGAAGGCCTTAAAAAACTTGAAGCACAAATAGATAAGTCTTTATAA
- the rny gene encoding ribonuclease Y, with amino-acid sequence MDSTIIYIIIGAVAIVAGILLGKVIFAKNTQKNIEEAEAQSQKIITEGRSKAETFKKEKELEAKERFVQLKSEHDKDVLQRNQKINEGESRIRQKEQSLNAKEGNLEKQLKENDAIRENLNRQTEIVNLKRTELEKHQEEHIRRLEKVAGLSAEDAKTQLIESLKQEAQTRALALQQEIIEDAKQKANKEARKIVIQTIQRTAAEQVIENTITVFNLESDEIKGSIIGREGRNIRAIEAATGVDLIVDDTPEAIVLSSFDPLRREVARLSLQRLVSDGRIHPARIEEVVEKTRRQLDDQVMDIGERTVIELGIHGLHKELVRMVGRMRFRSSYGQNLLMHSRETANLCAIMASELGLNPKLAKRAGLLHDIGKVPDEETELSHALLGAKLAEKYGENPAVVNAIGAHHDEMEMQYVISPIIQACDAISGARPGARREIMQQYIQRIKDLENLALAYNGVEKAYAIQAGRELRVIVESEKVSDADSDKLSFEIAQKIQTEMTFPGQIKVTVIREKRAVNIAR; translated from the coding sequence ATGGATTCAACGATAATTTATATCATCATCGGTGCAGTGGCCATAGTAGCGGGCATCTTGCTGGGTAAAGTAATTTTTGCCAAAAACACACAAAAAAATATTGAAGAGGCCGAAGCTCAATCACAAAAAATAATTACAGAAGGCAGGTCAAAAGCCGAAACTTTCAAAAAAGAAAAAGAACTGGAAGCAAAGGAAAGGTTTGTTCAATTAAAATCAGAACACGACAAAGATGTGCTGCAGCGCAACCAGAAAATTAATGAAGGAGAAAGCCGCATCCGGCAAAAAGAGCAAAGCCTAAATGCCAAAGAAGGCAACCTGGAAAAGCAACTTAAAGAAAACGATGCCATAAGAGAAAACCTGAACCGGCAAACAGAAATTGTAAACCTTAAGCGTACCGAACTGGAAAAGCACCAGGAAGAACATATCCGACGCCTGGAAAAAGTTGCCGGCTTAAGTGCAGAAGATGCCAAAACACAACTTATTGAAAGTTTAAAACAGGAAGCACAAACCCGTGCATTGGCGCTTCAACAGGAAATTATAGAAGATGCAAAGCAAAAAGCCAATAAAGAAGCCCGTAAAATTGTAATACAAACCATTCAGCGTACCGCAGCAGAGCAGGTAATTGAAAATACCATTACGGTTTTTAACCTGGAAAGCGATGAAATAAAAGGTTCTATCATTGGGCGTGAAGGCCGCAACATAAGGGCAATTGAAGCAGCAACGGGTGTTGACTTAATTGTAGATGATACCCCGGAAGCCATAGTGCTTTCCTCCTTTGATCCTTTGCGAAGGGAAGTTGCCCGCCTATCCTTGCAAAGGCTGGTATCCGATGGCCGTATACACCCTGCCCGTATTGAAGAAGTGGTGGAAAAAACCCGCCGCCAGCTCGATGACCAGGTGATGGACATTGGAGAAAGAACCGTAATAGAACTGGGCATACATGGCCTGCATAAAGAACTGGTAAGAATGGTAGGCCGTATGCGTTTTCGTTCTTCTTACGGCCAAAACCTGTTAATGCACAGCCGTGAAACGGCAAATCTTTGTGCAATAATGGCATCGGAACTTGGCTTAAACCCAAAGCTGGCAAAAAGAGCAGGTTTGTTGCACGATATTGGAAAAGTGCCCGATGAAGAAACCGAACTAAGCCATGCTTTACTGGGTGCAAAACTTGCCGAAAAATATGGAGAAAATCCGGCCGTGGTAAATGCCATTGGCGCTCACCACGACGAAATGGAAATGCAATATGTTATTTCACCTATCATACAGGCCTGCGATGCCATAAGCGGTGCAAGGCCTGGGGCAAGGCGAGAAATAATGCAGCAATACATTCAACGCATTAAAGATTTGGAAAACCTGGCGCTTGCCTATAATGGTGTAGAAAAGGCATACGCTATACAGGCCGGCAGGGAACTGAGGGTAATTGTAGAATCAGAAAAAGTGAGTGATGCCGATAGCGATAAACTAAGTTTTGAAATTGCCCAAAAAATACAAACCGAAATGACCTTTCCGGGCCAAATTAAAGTAACGGTAATACGGGAAAAAAGAGCGGTAAATATAGCACGATAA
- a CDS encoding aminoglycoside phosphotransferase family protein — translation MEEPLLQQLATFYQKPFANPKVFGTGLINHTWKLSAGQDLLIIQKINTHVFEHPGWIDENLNMLANYFSKHFPGYLFTAPLQGKYGNSLYEINKSYYRCFAFVNNSHTVDVLQTTNQAFEAAAQFGKFTALLNNFDANKLHITLPDFHNLALRYQQFENALNKGNQARKAGAKEEILFLISQKNIVERWQNFIEHKEAGKRVAHHDTKISNVLFDETEKGICVIDLDTVMPGFFISDVGDMLRTYICPVSEEEKDLDKIFVRNEFIQAIQDGYFTEMKQCLSQFEQDHFLFSGEFLMYMQALRFLTDYLNNDIYYGKKYETHNLLRAQNQVQLLKEFQVNL, via the coding sequence ATGGAGGAGCCACTATTACAACAATTAGCCACATTTTACCAAAAACCTTTTGCCAATCCAAAAGTATTTGGAACCGGCTTAATAAACCATACCTGGAAGCTAAGCGCCGGGCAGGATTTGCTTATCATCCAAAAAATTAATACCCATGTTTTTGAGCATCCCGGATGGATTGATGAAAATTTAAATATGCTTGCTAACTATTTCAGCAAGCATTTTCCAGGCTATTTGTTTACCGCCCCTTTGCAGGGAAAATACGGAAATTCGTTATATGAAATTAACAAAAGCTACTACAGGTGTTTTGCTTTTGTAAACAATTCGCATACGGTAGATGTGCTGCAAACCACAAACCAGGCTTTTGAAGCGGCAGCTCAGTTTGGAAAATTTACTGCATTACTCAATAATTTTGATGCAAACAAATTGCATATTACACTGCCCGATTTTCATAACCTTGCATTGCGCTACCAGCAATTTGAAAATGCCCTGAACAAGGGTAACCAGGCCCGAAAAGCAGGTGCAAAGGAGGAAATACTCTTTTTAATATCCCAAAAAAATATTGTGGAGCGCTGGCAAAATTTTATTGAGCATAAAGAGGCTGGGAAAAGGGTTGCCCACCATGATACTAAAATTTCCAATGTGCTTTTTGATGAAACCGAAAAAGGGATTTGTGTAATTGATTTGGATACTGTAATGCCGGGTTTTTTTATAAGTGATGTGGGCGATATGCTGCGTACTTATATTTGCCCTGTATCAGAGGAAGAAAAAGATTTGGATAAAATATTTGTGCGAAATGAATTTATACAGGCAATACAAGATGGATATTTCACCGAAATGAAACAATGCTTATCTCAATTTGAGCAAGATCATTTTTTGTTTTCCGGCGAATTTTTAATGTATATGCAGGCATTGCGCTTTTTAACTGATTACCTCAATAACGATATTTATTATGGCAAAAAATATGAAACACATAATTTGCTGAGGGCGCAAAACCAGGTACAATTGTTAAAAGAATTTCAGGTAAATCTTTAA
- a CDS encoding Gfo/Idh/MocA family oxidoreductase, which yields MNRRKFIRNTGLAGLSVALSLENIQALSFQKNNKVRIGLIGVGLRGQEHVRLMAARQDVEIIAMADPDLKMMAASQNIITKAGKPKPIEFTNGNYDYKNLLKRDDIDAVIIATPWEWHAPQTIDALNAGKIPGVEVAGALHLKDCWDMVNASEKTGIPVMPLENVCYRRDVLAVFNMVKLGMFGEILHLQGGYQHDLRAVKFNDGITPYGSGVEFGEKGMSEAKWRTQHSIDRNGELYPTHGLGPVGTMIDLNRGNRLTKLSSIATKTRGLHRYIVNHPKGGKDHPNAKVNFKLGDIVTTQIQTANNETIVLTHDTSSPRPYNLGFRVQGTNGIWQDTHAGELNGGLIYFEDKSKPHSWENTESYMKQYDHPLWVKYGNDAAGAGHGGMDWFIDNAFIECIKRKAEFPLDIYDMATWYAITPLSEKSIAQGGKLQTIPDFTRGKWKTRKPLFCVGQEDY from the coding sequence ATGAACCGCAGAAAATTTATTCGCAACACCGGCCTTGCAGGCTTATCGGTAGCACTATCGCTGGAAAACATACAGGCATTATCTTTTCAAAAAAACAATAAAGTAAGAATAGGTTTAATTGGTGTGGGCCTCAGGGGCCAGGAGCATGTGCGCCTCATGGCCGCAAGGCAGGATGTGGAAATTATTGCCATGGCCGACCCTGATTTAAAAATGATGGCCGCATCGCAAAATATTATTACAAAAGCTGGCAAACCAAAACCCATTGAATTTACCAATGGCAATTACGATTATAAAAATTTATTGAAGCGTGATGATATAGATGCCGTAATAATTGCAACACCCTGGGAGTGGCATGCACCGCAAACCATAGATGCATTAAATGCCGGAAAAATACCCGGCGTGGAAGTTGCCGGAGCTCTCCATTTAAAAGATTGCTGGGACATGGTGAATGCCAGCGAAAAAACTGGCATACCGGTAATGCCTTTGGAAAACGTTTGTTACCGCAGGGATGTACTTGCTGTTTTTAATATGGTAAAGCTGGGTATGTTTGGCGAAATTTTACACTTGCAGGGCGGTTACCAGCATGATTTGCGTGCCGTAAAATTTAACGATGGCATTACGCCTTACGGCAGCGGTGTGGAGTTTGGAGAAAAAGGCATGAGCGAAGCAAAATGGCGCACCCAACATTCTATTGACCGGAACGGCGAATTATATCCAACGCATGGTTTAGGCCCTGTAGGTACCATGATTGACCTTAACCGGGGAAACAGGCTCACCAAACTATCTTCCATTGCTACCAAAACGAGGGGTTTGCACCGCTATATAGTAAACCATCCCAAGGGCGGAAAGGATCATCCCAATGCAAAAGTAAATTTTAAATTGGGCGATATTGTAACAACGCAAATTCAAACCGCCAATAACGAAACCATTGTTTTAACCCACGACACTTCTTCGCCAAGGCCATACAACCTGGGCTTTAGAGTACAGGGTACCAATGGCATTTGGCAGGATACCCATGCAGGCGAACTAAACGGCGGATTAATTTATTTTGAAGATAAAAGTAAGCCGCATAGCTGGGAAAACACCGAAAGCTACATGAAGCAATACGACCACCCGCTTTGGGTGAAATACGGTAATGATGCTGCAGGGGCCGGTCATGGCGGTATGGATTGGTTTATTGACAATGCTTTTATAGAATGTATTAAACGCAAAGCAGAATTTCCTTTGGACATTTATGATATGGCTACCTGGTATGCCATTACACCTTTGAGTGAAAAATCTATAGCACAAGGCGGCAAACTGCAAACCATACCCGATTTTACAAGAGGAAAATGGAAAACGAGAAAGCCACTGTTTTGTGTGGGGCAGGAAGATTATTAA